One region of Syntrophobacter fumaroxidans MPOB genomic DNA includes:
- a CDS encoding DUF2065 domain-containing protein, which translates to MHAGYLLTVLGLICFLEGLPYLASPDYLKKWLIEVVIPAPSRYLRLFGGVLMVLGLLFVYWGRRHGG; encoded by the coding sequence ATGCACGCGGGCTATCTGCTTACCGTACTGGGACTGATCTGCTTTCTGGAAGGGTTGCCGTACCTGGCTTCCCCCGATTATCTGAAGAAATGGCTGATCGAGGTCGTCATCCCCGCGCCAAGCCGTTACCTGCGCCTTTTCGGCGGCGTGCTCATGGTCCTTGGCCTGCTTTTCGTGTACTGGGGCCGTCGGCATGGCGGATGA